From a region of the Zingiber officinale cultivar Zhangliang chromosome 4B, Zo_v1.1, whole genome shotgun sequence genome:
- the LOC121976697 gene encoding BTB/POZ domain-containing protein At1g67900-like translates to MRFMKLGTRPDTFFTTEAIRSVSSEVSTDLRIQVQRSLYHLHKFPMLSKCLRLQQLCSELGDAAEPAVIHLPDFPGGAEAFELCAKFCYGITVTLSPLNLVPVWCAACYLRMSDDADRSNLLVKLDVFFSSCILQRWKDTLATLRSTRKHAPLCEELGVTGRCVDAIATAIISSSTLPGASRNRWAADLSELGVDHYWRIMVVVKSARVVSSKLVGEALQIYAGRWLATMVPGNGQEATGKSTLLMEKIVSLLPSEKGSVSCGFLLKLLKAANFLHASAPVKTELARRVGLQLEEASVQDLLIPQAANSGDTLYDVDVVMTMLEEFLLQGQSPATSPPREEKLRRQRRQSRSADKVEFEVHENGRRSSSSSHSSKLRVGKLIDSYLQEIAEDKNLPMEKLIAIAEAVPDFARADHDDLYRVIDIYLRSHPELDKNSRKHLCRMLDCKKLTVEACMHAAQNELLPLRVVLQVLFFEQSRAAMSGFQVTELANNIKALLAKTGTGGDAGGREVLKLHHIGAASPSEDGWSISRLKRPAAKLQALELKLEEENDIDDGGLIPGEALLRTPSSRLKALCSLPRNPKKIIAKLLGMNRSANERN, encoded by the exons ATGAGGTTCATGAAGCTTGGCACCAGACCTGATACCTTCTTCACCACAGAAGCTATTAGGTCTGTTTCGTCAGAGGTCTCCACTGACCTCCGAATCCAGGTGCAGAGAAGTTTGTATCACCTGCACAAG TTTCCCATGCTGTCGAAATGCCTTCGCCTGCAACAGCTCTGCTCCGAGCTCGGGGACGCCGCCGAGCCGGCCGTTATCCACCTCCCGGACTTCCCCGGCGGCGCCGAGGCTTTTGAGCTCTGCGCCAAGTTCTGCTACGGGATCACCGTCACTCTCAGCCCCCTCAACCTCGTGCCCGTCTGGTGCGCCGCCTGCTACCTCCGCATGAGCGACGATGCCGACCGGAGCAACCTCCTCGTCAAGCTCGACGTCTTCTTCAGCTCCTGCATCCTCCAGCGGTGGAAGGACACGCTCGCGACGCTGCGGAGCACGCGGAAGCACGCTCCCCTGTGCGAGGAGCTCGGCGTCACCGGCCGCTGCGTCGACGCCATCGCCACCGCTATCATCTCCAGTTCTACGCTCCCGGGAGCGTCCAGGAACCGGTGGGCCGCCGACCTCAGCGAGCTCGGCGTCGACCATTACTGGCGGATCATGGTGGTCGTGAAATCCGCCAGAGTCGTCTCCAGCAAGCTCGTCGGCGAGGCGCTGCAGATCTACGCTGGCAGGTGGCTAGCAACCATGGTACCAGGCAACGGCCAAGAGGCCACCGGAAAGTCTACGTTGCTAATGGAGAAGATAGTCAGCTTGCTGCCTTCCGAGAAAGGCTCTGTTTCGTGTGGTTTCCTTCTCAAGCTTCTCAAAGCCGCAAACTTTCTCCATGCTTCAGCTCCGGTGAAGACGGAATTAGCAAGACGAGTTGGATTACAACTGGAGGAAGCATCCGTCCAGGATCTCTTGATCCCACAGGCAGCGAATTCCGGCGACACATTATACGATGTCGATGTAGTGATGACCATGCTGGAGGAGTTTCTGCTTCAGGGGCAAAGCCCCGCGACGAGTCCGCCGAGGGAGGAGAAGCTCAGGCGCCAACGGAGGCAGTCTCGGTCGGCCGATAAGGTGGAGTTTGAGGTGCATGAGAACGGCCGGCGGTCTTCTTCGTCCTCCCACAGCTCCAAGCTCCGAGTGGGCAAGCTCATAGACAGCTACCTCCAAGAAATCGCCGAGGACAAGAACTTGCCCATGGAGAAGCTCATTGCCATCGCAGAAGCTGTCCCAGACTTTGCCAGGGCCGACCACGACGACCTTTACAGAGTCATCGACATCTACCTCAGG TCGCACCCAGAGCTCGACAAGAACTCAAGGAAGCACTTGTGCAGAATGTTAGACTGCAAGAAGCTCACAGTCGAGGCCTGCATGCACGCGGCACAGAACGAGCTCCTCCCTCTCCGGGTGGTGCTGCAGGTGCTGTTCTTCGAGCAGTCCCGTGCCGCCATGTCAGGCTTCCAGGTCACAGAGTTGGCCAACAACATCAAGGCGCTGCTGGCGAAGACAGGCACCGGAGGAGACGCAGGAGGCAGAGAGGTTCTGAAGCTTCACCACATCGGCGCTGCTTCTCCCTCGGAAGATGGCTGGAGCATCTCGAGATTGAAACGCCCTGCCGCGAAGCTCCAAGCCCTCGAGCTGAAGCTCGAGGAGGAGAATGACATCGACGACGGCGGCCTAATTCCCGGCGAAGCTCTCTTGAGGACCCCTTCTTCGCGGCTCAAGGCCTTGTGCTCACTTCCTAGGAATCCCAAGAAGATCATCGCCAAACTGTTGGGTATGAACAGAAGTGCAAACGAGAGGAATTAA